DNA sequence from the Malus domestica chromosome 11, GDT2T_hap1 genome:
TATAAATAACTTCACCACAACTTTACAAATCTAAGTTTTGTTAACGAACCACATTTAAGGAGAACTGGTTTACTTTGAACTGAGAGGATTAAGATATGAGTACTACTAAAGCGTGTTATTTGTGTACTTATCATACCACAAAATGCTTCTGGAAGTTCATCAAGAAGTTGGGGTGTCCATCCCTCCATGATTCTCCGAGGAACAGTCATTGGATCCTCCACAAACTCCTCTGTCCTACAACCTTCTTTGTGGTCCATAATGGTAACCATGTTCTCCTTAGCCACGATTTCAATGGATGGTTGGGCACCAATAACACTGTGCCGGCCCTAACAAATGATTGACACCAAAAATTTGTAAGTGATCAATTATGGTCTACAGTCAGATGCAAACAAATACAAATGATACAAGGGGCTGAGGACGCTTACAACATTGGAGTCGTTGGAACCCGGCTCAACTGACTCAAACAGAAAACTTGGAGCATCTCTATCATCCTCCTTAACCAGACACCGGTAAGCGAGAACAGGAGTTAGATGATCCGAGAATATGCTCCGAGACAGAGGAATTAAATTCCCCTTCTTCGAGGCTTCTACAAACTTCTCTGATTCGTCGGCTGCAGTAAAATCAATCGTACAAATCAAAACTCGCATTAGTATAACCAATTCAGTTCCTTACAAACAGACATTGCCTGACAGaatcaaaatttttaattcTAAAATTTGGGCAGATTATAATCATATAATGATCACCACTCTCATTGTTCGGCTAATCGAACCGAAATTAGCATTTTACAATGTAAATCAAAACACAATTAACTAAAAACCcagaaattcattttctttattttcttccagCAAAACAGTCATAGATACTCAAATGTAAATGGCTAATACTCAATTATCCCCCCAACGTTCTACattttctcggaaaccaaaCACATC
Encoded proteins:
- the LOC114823048 gene encoding anthranilate synthase alpha subunit 2, chloroplastic-like — encoded protein: MTSQSSLVAHMEPYAGPSPSNVYSADESEKFVEASKKGNLIPLSRSIFSDHLTPVLAYRCLVKEDDRDAPSFLFESVEPGSNDSNVGRHSVIGAQPSIEIVAKENMVTIMDHKEGCRTEEFVEDPMTVPRRIMEGWTPQLLDELPEAFCGMISTQITRFSSTHILILSVQSKPVLLKCGSLTKLRFVKLW